aggtcaaatacctcgcaatgaaatcaatgaatgacgtgttcgtccatatggatttggagcgatcgtcacactaggACTAATTTCAAGACGTTTATGTTTGTACGTCTTTATTTTAAGAATTTAAATAATGTAATTTTCttttttttagaatttttaattatgtattttttttattagtaaTGGTAGTATTAATTAgtgaatttttatttaatttataatatgtgtaatttttttatttacatatgtaatataaaacaaataaataaaatagaaaaaggaaaaataaaatgcCAGCATTCCATTAAAAAGAAACACTAAAAATCAACACCACCAATGCTCCTCTCAAAAAAGAAACATATCCTACTCGTTAAAAAAAAGTGCAAAAAAGGCAAGAAGCACTAGTAAGAAACGCCTATATAGTTACAAATGGTCTTATAAAAGGCAAGTTGAAAAACAGTCGGAAGTCGGAAGACTGTCACCTGAATTTGCGAAGTATATAAAGTATCGTCAATTTTTACCTTCATATGAGTGACCTGGTCAGTTGCACAATTACAATTCATTGAAGACTTCAAAGGTTATAATACTGGCAAATTTAAGGCGCTAAATGCCAATGAAGGTGATGGTGGACCTGAAACTTTAGAACCCGAACAGTACGTCAATGGTCAACCCAAATGCCAGTCCGACATATAAATCAATGTActcaattaaattaaaatattctaTTACAACAACTAAATCAATCCGTAAATACTGAAAATGGAGAGAATATCCACGTTTCTCTTTTTGTTTTTGGTAATTTTATTAAACAAAATCAATGCAGCTGAACTCGATATCATTTCCAATTCCCAATTCTTGACAGAACGAGATACGTTGGTCTCGGAAACTAGGGTCCCGTTTGGCTCGCGGAATTCCAAAGAAATTTGATGGAATTGGAATTGAATTCCTTAGACCGCTCTGTTTGGTTGACATAATTTGAAAGTAATTATATTCCTTGGAATCTTGAGATTCCTTCATCTATGGAATGTTCATTCCTTCAAAATGTTGATGGATTTGAATTCCTTTCAACATTGAATTTTTTGGGTCGCGACTCTAGAGCGCCTTTTTGGCACTCAATTTCGAGGCACGTTTTCAGGGAGCTATGCGGCGCGCGGTTTCGGGGCGCGTTTTTACGGAGCATTTTCGACGCGCATTTTTGGGTCCGCGTTTTCGGGTCGCGTTTTCGGTCCGCATTTTCGAGTCGCGTTTTTATGCCGCGTTTCGTGGCGCGTTATCGTGGCTCGTTTCGAGGCGTGTTTTTGAGACGTTTTTTCGAGGATCGGGTCACTTTTTTGGTGCGCGTATTCGTGTCGCGTTTTCAAAGCGTGTTTACGGGGCGCATTTTCAGCTCAAGTTTTCGTGAAGCGTTTTCGCAGGGTGCCCGGAAACGCGCGATTTCGcgggcgcccggaaacgcgcgaTTTCGCGGgccgcccggaaacgcgcgttttcgcggggCGGCCGGAAACGCGCGTTTCCGCGGGGcgccggaaacgcgcgttttcgcgggtCGCCCGGAAACGCGCTTTATCGCGGGGCGCCCGGAAACTCGCGTTATCGcgggcgcccggaaacgcgcgttttcgcgggcgCATGAAACGCGCGTTATCGAGGGCGCCGGAAACGCGCGTTATTGCGGGCGCcctgaaacgcgcgttttcgctggGCGCCGGGAAACGCGCGTTATCGagggcgcccggaaacgcgcgttttcgcgggcAGCCCGGAAACGCGCGTTATCGCGGgccgcccggaaacgcgcgttatcgcgggcgcccggaaacgcgcgtttctGGATCCCCTGCTGAAACACGCGTTTTCGCAGGGCGTCCAGAAATGCGGATTTTCGGATCCCCTGcaaaaacgcgcgttttcgcagcgCGTCCAGAAAAACGCATTTTCGCAGCGCATACGAAACACGCGATCTCGCAACGCATCCGAAAACGCGCGATCTTGCAACGCGCCCGAAAAGGCTCTTTTTCACAGCAGAAAAAGCGTGTTTTCGACACGCGTTCTCAAATCGCGAatctaaattttttatttttttaaaaaagtgaGTCTAGAAATGAACACAAAATTTAGAAACGTAattctttttataactttttaattattttataaaatgaaattcaaTTCCATTCCATGTAAAATAGAATACATTTTTCACATTCCATGGAATTTATCAATTCCAATTCCTTCGGATTCCAATTCCTTTGACACATTCCATTCCATCCAAAAACATTCCACGAGCCAAACGGGCCCTAGAATTTTCGAACTTGGATTTTTCCGGCCAGATAACACGGAGAACAGATATCTTGGTATTTGGTACAAGAAGATTTCTCCAAGAACGATCGTTTGGGTTGCCAACAGAAACCAACCTCTCCCAGGTGCATCGCCGCTTGTGTTAAAAATTGTTGATCCAGGAGTTCTCAGCATTTTTAACAACATCAGCATGACATGGTCATCCAACGCAACGATGACATCAGCAAATGCGACAGCAAAGCTTCTTGACACTGGAAATCTAGTGTTGATGGATCAACAGGGGAAGATGATGTGGCAGAGTTTTGATTATCCAACTGACACTCTTCTTTATCACATGAAGCTGGGGAGAGATTACACGAGGGGCATCGAATGGCATCTATCATCATGGAAGACTAATCAAGATCCAGCTCCAGGTGATTTCACATGGGGGGCCGACGCCCACGGTTATCCAGAAAGCAAATTAAAACAAGGTGGAGTGGTGAAATTTCGGGCTAGACCATGGAGAAACAACCGGGGTAGTGATTCTAAATTCGACAAAAACTTGACTCTGATATACAGTGTAGTTATCAATGAGAGGGAGGAGCCTTTTACCTGGTACGTTGAAAACAGTTCTCTCATAGGAAGGCTCACTTTGAGTTCTTCAGGGGAGTTACAATATTGGGCATGGCCAGAAGATGGTAATAAGTGGCTTCTTGGCTACAAATTTCCGATAAATATCTTTGATAAGTATAACTTTTGTGGTGCTTATGGAACCAACAGTGCTGATCCGAACGCACAATCGTGTGCTTGCTTGGATGAGAAAAGATTCGTGCCCAAAAACCAAAAAAGAATGGGGAATGGCAGATTGGTCGGGTGGTTGTGTTAGACGAACACCCTTAAATTGCAAAAACGGAACAGAAGGTTTTATCAAGTACTCTAATTTAAAATTTCCAGACACAGAGGGTACATGGTTCAACATGAGCATGACTTTGGATGATTGTGAAGCAAAATGCTTAAAGAATTGTACTTGTATGGCTTATGCAACTCTCGATGACAGTTTAGAAGGAAAGGGCTGCGTGCTTTGGTTCAATGATCTTATAGACATGCGTGTGTATTCTAGTGATGGTCACGATATTTTTGTGAGAATGGCTTCATCTGAGTTAGGTAAAATTACAAATCACATGTTACATTACTGTTTCATGATTTCAAACTAACATTATTTTCTTTTCTAATATGATACACTTGCTTTATCAGCTTCCAAAAAGAAAGGAGCACCCATTAAATTGATCTTAAATGTAGTCGTTCCGGGGGTTCTTATCATAGGCTTCATCTCGATATGGTTGTGGTACGTACTGAGAAAAAAGAATAATGTACTGAGAAAAAAGAATAATGAGCAATTAATGGAGGAAGGAAATGAAGAAGTACCATTATTTAGCTTTACTACAATAGCTACTGCTACTGCCAGTTTTTCAACCGAAAATATACTTGGAGAGGGTGGATTTGGAGCCGTTTATAAGGTAACCAATGACAATAACACTGTAATAACAAGAAAATGACTGTACACATTTTCTTATTAATTTACTTTTTTAGAAAggtaaaatttttgaaatttacaCATTATAAATAAGTGATTTAAGAAAATGAACATATAAGATTGTGAGAGTACAGAGTACTCATATAAAAAACGGTATTATTCTTCAGGGAGTGCTAGAAGACGGGTTAGAGATTGCAGTTAAGCGTCTCTGCATGAATTCCAACCAAGGAGTTGAGGAATTCAAGAACGAAGTCATATGCATTTTGAGAGTTCAGCATCGTAATCTGGTGAAGCTCCTCGGCTGTTGCATAAAAggagatgaaaagttattaatCTATGAGTGCATGCCCAATAAAAGCTTAGACTCATTCATATTTGGTAAGAATTATATATGCAGACCCCCCTCAATTGCTGCTGCTACCTGGAACCATTGAAGTCGACAACATACACTAATAAAGTATGAAGAATATACTCCATATATTACAAATTTAGAAAGTAAAAAATTTGATATCAGGCAGGGGTAATTAAGCTACTGTGACGCTATTGTAAAAGCTTGACTCCTTTATCAGTCAAAACTTCTAAGATCTTTGTTTTCATGTAAAGTAGAGTAAGGAGAGGACCTAGCTCACCAGGACATCAAGGGGCAATAACGCAACAAGTCAATTCAAAACAGAGTTATTTCTTTCTGTATTTTCTACTTTAACCTTTGATATTACCTTGAAATATTGTGTTATATTATGACTCATAACTCGTAAGAGTCATAACATAACACGACTCGAAAGAGTTAAGGTCATTTAAGAGTCAGAGTCTGAATCGCCGCATTTTTAGGTAATCGGTTTTTTAATCTCACTCGCAACTGTCTAAGAACTAAGTTGGGAAATATTTATAAAGATAGCTAACCAATCAAACTGGGCAGATGAAAACCGAAGTGTGCTCCTAGACTGGAAAAAGCGCTTCAACATCATCAAAGGAATTTCTCGTGGACTTCTTTACTTGCATCAGGATTCACGATTAAGAATCATTCATAGAGATCTTAAAGCTGCAATATTCTTCTAGATCATGATATGAACCCTAAGATATCAGACTTTGGCCTAGCTCGAAGTTTTGGAGGAAGGGAGTGTTAGACTAGTATTTGTAAGGGCTTGGCCCATTTATCTTTAGGGCTACATTATAGCCTATATAAACCTTGTGTATGTACTAGCAATAATCGAATGAATAATATGTCTGAGCATTTGTCAACATGGTTATCAGAGCCGTACCCTAATTAAAAcccctcttttttttttcttttctttttttttcgtaCGCATTCGTCTCGGCTATTCACAGCCGCTTTCTTCAATTGCAAACTCAACACTCACCTTCATCCTCTTCTTCTCTAATATTCAACTTCCATGGCACCAAGTAAATATGACAAGATTTATACCGTCACTTCCATCCACCATCTCATCCCGGTTAAACTCGATCTAGGGAAACTCAATTACACTCATTGGAAGAACATATTCACAAAACATTGTGCGGGGTTTGATGTTTCACACCTCATCTCGCGTGCTCCTACACCCGAAGAACTACTCGATCCGGAATGGATCAAAGCTGATGCAGTCACAACCACATGGATCTACCTCACCATCTCGGAATCGTTACTCAAACGGCTCCTCAACACCAAGCCTGCTACAACACACGCGGCTTGGACCTTCCTGGCCAAACTATTCCTCGACAATAAACAATCTAAAACACTCGAATTACAAACAGAATTGCGTGGCCTGGAACTAGGTAACTCAACCATTGATGAATATTTTCGTAAAATTGATAATATTGCTACACAACTTCGCAACCTCGGCACCAATACCACTGACCAAGAACTTGTTATGTATGCGGTTACGGGTCTTCGAGACAAATATGCACACGCAAAACACATTATTATTCACCGCGAACCGTTACTCTCGACACTGTTCTCCAAATGTTAACCATGGAGGAAATGACCCTCAATCGCCAACAAAGAAGCACCAGTGAAACCCCGCTCAATGCGTCACATCCATCCGCCCTCATGGTTCAAGCAAACTCAAGCAATCGATCACCAAACAACACTCCTCAACTGTGTCGCAATTTTTTGAAAGGTTTTTGTAGGTATGGCGAGAGCTGTTGATTTATTCACCATAATCATAACAATAGACGCAACCACTATTCACCAGGAACAAGCCAAAATAACAAGGCTCAAGGTATTACTCAGGCCcagttattaaatttattattggcCCAACAACAGAATCCAACAACCTAGCAGCACCCTCGGCCCAATACTTCATCCCAGCAACAGTTTAATTATCCAGCTTATGGCCCAATATCGCAGCCCAGTTCACACCTTGCCCCAGCCCAACGTGGCCTGCCATACCCGCCACCTGGATTTAATGGGGCTCAGCTAGCTACTTTTGGGCCGCAACAGCTCACGCACCATCCTGTTGGGCTTGCCGCTACCCACACTCATTTTAGACAGCCGCCAGTTGGGCCAGTTCAGTCGAGTCGAATCAGGTCACTAATGTTGGGCCTCAGTCTCATGGTTATTATGGAGCTCCCTTCACTCCCATTGGGCCCTTTACTGTTGATCCAAACACCCAAACACAGGAGACTATTCTACCGACAGCGTTCAGTGCTATGACTCTTCAAGATTATGGGAACGCCGGGTGGAATATGAATACAGGTGCGTCTACTCATCTTACCTCTAGCATTAATAATCTTAGTACTGTTTTTAATAATTGTAAATATCCGTCAGTCGTTGTCGGTGACGGAAACACCATTCCCGTTACCAACAACGGCCATAGCTTGTTACCTAACCCACACCGACCGCTTCACTTAAATAACGTCCTTGTAACCCCTAACATTGTAAAAAATCTTATTTCTGTACGCCAATTTACTCGTGATAACATTGTATCTGTTGAATTTGACCCTTTTGATTTTTCCTGTGAAGGATTATCTGACGCGCCATCTTCTTCTCCGATGTGACAGCACCGGAGATTTATACCCAGTCACTACCCACTCGCCACAACATGCATTCATCACCAGccccgttgtagtgacccgaacttttccatgtttatatatattaattgagattgatatttacatgattaaatgtttccaacatgttaagcaatcaaacttgttaagacttgattaattgaaatatgtt
The window above is part of the Rutidosis leptorrhynchoides isolate AG116_Rl617_1_P2 chromosome 1, CSIRO_AGI_Rlap_v1, whole genome shotgun sequence genome. Proteins encoded here:
- the LOC139851864 gene encoding LOW QUALITY PROTEIN: G-type lectin S-receptor-like serine/threonine-protein kinase SD1-1 (The sequence of the model RefSeq protein was modified relative to this genomic sequence to represent the inferred CDS: inserted 1 base in 1 codon); this translates as MEEGNEEVPLFSFTTIATATASFSTENILGEGGFGAVYKGVLEDGLEIAVKRLCMNSNQGVEEFKNEVICILRVQHRNLVKLLGCCIKGDEKLLIYECMPNKSLDSFIFDENRSVLLDWKKRFNIIKGISRGLLYLHQDSRLRIIHRDLKAXNILLDHDMNPKISDFGLARRRDFDETQGNTKRVVGTHGYMSPEYVNEGLFSIKSDVFSFGVLMLEIVSGKRNRGFSHTKHGNNYTGHAWSLYNEERSIELMNPSLTESCHPDEVIRSVTIGLLCAQQNAEDRPNMSSVIQMLDDEGALPTPKEPGFFTGRDSLEDDFSSSSNPTGSINGLSITDLDAR
- the LOC139851854 gene encoding S-locus-specific glycoprotein S13-like, with protein sequence MKFNSIPCKIEYIFHIPWNLSIPIPSDSNSFDTFHSIQKHSTSQTGPRIFELGFFRPDNTENRYLGIWYKKISPRTIVWVANRNQPLPGASPLVLKIVDPGVLSIFNNISMTWSSNATMTSANATAKLLDTGNLVLMDQQGKMMWQSFDYPTDTLLYHMKLGRDYTRGIEWHLSSWKTNQDPAPGDFTWGADAHGYPESKLKQGGVVKFRARPWRNNRGSDSKFDKNLTLIYSVVINEREEPFTWYVENSSLIGRLTLSSSGELQYWAWPEDGNKWLLGYKFPINIFDKYNFCGAYGTNSADPNAQSCACLDEKRFVPKNQKRMGNGRLVGWLC